Within Gemmatimonadetes bacterium T265, the genomic segment ATCGCGCACCGGCAGGACCCGGCGACCGGAACGCTGAGCTACTACGCGCGCACGGGCGGCGACCCCGCGCGCGTGCTGCGCCAGATCCCCGCGGCGGTGGCCCGCGTCGACCCGAACGTCCCGGTGCAGGACCTCAAGACGCTCCCGCAGCAGATCCGCGAGAACGTCTCCCTCGACCGGATGATCGGCACGCTCGCCGCCGCGTTCGCCGCGCTCGCGACGCTGCTCGCCGCCGTCGGGCTCTACGGCGTACTCGCCTACACGGTGGCCCAGCGCACGCGCGAGATCGGCGTGCGCATGACGCTCGGGGCCGACGCGCGGCGGGTGCGCGCCCTCGTGCTCCGGCAGGTGGGCCGGATGACGCTCGCCGGCGGGGTGGTCGGTCTCGCGGCCGCGCTCGCGCTCGGCCGCGCCGCGCGCGCGCTCCTCTTCGGGCTCGGGCCGCACGACCCGGCGACGGTGACGGCCGCTGCAGCGGTGATCGCGGCGGTGGCCCTCGGCGCCGCCTACGTCCCGGCGCGCCGGGCGGCGCGGATCGACCCGATGCGCGCGCTCCGCGCCGAGTAGCACGCCCCCGAGGTGCGCGAGGCGCGCGATCCCCCGCGTCGTACACGGCACCGCCCCCGGGACGTCCGGCGTGCGGGGGCCAACGCGGCCGGACGAGGTGTCCGGTGGTGACCGCGCCGGTGGCAGAGTGCGGTCTGCTCCGCGTCTCGCCGGGTCGTTGGTGAGAGTCGCAATACCCATCTCAGAACGCCTAACGGTCGGCGCGCCCGCCGCTCCCGGCCAATCTCGCAACGGCACGGCTTCTCGGCGTCTCAGCTTGGGGCGCCCCCCGGCCGATTGTCTACACACCGTGTAGACAATTCCTGCCCGCGCCGTGGTGGCGACGCGGTAAACTGCGGGCATGCCCTCGAAGCGTCCGGCGGGCCGGCGCCCGGCCGCCCCGCCCCCCTCTACCGCCGCCGCGTCGCCTCCCGACACGCCGCCGGGCGGTGATCGGGCCGCCGGCGGGGCCGTCGTGCCGACCGCCGCCGGCGGCCAGACCGGCGCCGGCGTGCTCGACGCCGTCATCCTGGACGGCGAGCTGCTCGCGTCGGTGCGGGCGCTCATCGCCGCGGCCCGGCAGCACGTCGCCCAGCGCGTCAACACCACCCTCGTCCTGCTATGGGTCGCGCGCGTCAGCGGCGCCGGAGGGCGCGCGTGAGCGCCCGGTCGAGCGCGTTGGCGAACGCCTGCTTCTCGCGCGGGCCGTACGTGCCGTGCCCGCCGGTCTCGACGCCGGCCCCGCGGAGCCCGTCCATGAAGTTGCGCACGGACAGGCGCTCCCCGACGCGCTCGGCGGTGTACTCCTCGCCCCGCGGGTCGATGACGGTCACGCCGCGGGGCGCGAGGAGCGCCGCGAGCGGGATGTCCGCCGTGACCGCCACGTCGCCGGCCGCCGCGTGCTCCGCGATATGGCGGTCCGCCGTGTCAGGGCCGCCCTCGACCCGGACGGACGTCGCGTACGCGTAGCCCGGCGGCAAGAGCAGCCGCTGGTTCGCCACGAGGACGGCGTCGATCCGCAGCCGCTCGGCGGCGCGCAGGCAAATGTCCTTCACGTCGCGGGGCGCGGCGTCGGCATCGAGCCAGAGCTTCATCGCCGTTGGGGGCGGTTAGGGGGCGCTCAGGGGAGGCGCTCCGGGCGAGTCGGCCCGGCGGAAGGTTACGACGGCACTACGCGCGGCGCCGAGGGGCACGCCGACGAGACGTGCGCGAAGTCGCGCGACGGCGGTCGCGCCGCGGGCCGACGGTCGTCCGGTCGACGCGGCAGGCGGCGCGGCAGGCGGCGCGGCAGGCGGCGCGGCAGGCGGCGCGGCAGGCGGCGCGGCAGGCGGCGCGGCAGGCGGCGCGGCAGGCGGCGCGGCAGGCGGCGCGGCAGGCGGCGCGGCAGGCGGCGCGGCAGGCGGCGCGGCAGGCGGCGCGGCAGGCGGCGCGGCAGGCGGCGCGGCAGGCGGCGCGGCAGGCGGCGCGGCAGGCCCGGCGCGGTATGCGCGGCCACCGGCGTTATCGTACCCCGGCGACCGCGCGCGACGCGGCGCGGCACCGGCCCGCGCGCGGTCGCCCGCCCCACCCCCGTCGCCGACCGATGGCCGACGCGCCCGACCTCCGGACTGCCACGGCCGAGTGGCCCGACGACGCGGCGTATGCGTGGTGGCTGAGCACACACCCGGACGGCTACGTGCTGGCCGTCAGCCCAAAGGACCCCCCGCTGCTGCACCGGGCGCGCTGCCCGGAGGTCGACCGGGATCGCCACCCCAAGCGGCTGCGCGCGGTGGGGCGGCGGCAGATCTGCGCGGAGGCGCCGGGGGCGCTCCGGGCGTGGGTGGCGCGCGAGCACCCGGGGGCCGGCCCCGTGGTCGCCCGCTGCCCGAAGTGCGGCCCGTAACGGCGCGCGGCCGACCAGCGCGTTCACGGCCACGTGCGAGCACCCGTGCGACACGGCGCGGCCGCCCTCGCCCCGCGCCGGCGCGAGGGGGGCCGCGACGTCCGCCGCGGATCACGCCGGCCTCGCCCGCGGCGTCGACGCCCGGGGTCAGGGCCCCGGACGTCCGCGCGCCGCGGCCGGCCGTCGGAGAACGTTAGGCGCCGCCGATCCGGTCGTTGGCCGGACGCGGGTGGACGGGCTCGAAATTCGGGTACGCTCCGCACGGGCGCGCGGTACACCAGCCGCACCAACGCCCGAGTTCCGGCGGTCTCACGCGAGGGGTCCTGGCACGTGACCGGGCGTGCGGCGGAGGCGACCGCCGCGGGCCGGGCCGCGCGTCCAGGCCGTGTCCGGTCCGGCCGCCGTGCGGTGTCGCCGCGGCCGCGGGTGTGGTTTGCGCGCGCGACTGGGGCGGCTCCGCGGGCCGCCCGTTGGGCGTTAGGCGTCGCCGAAACTCCGTCGCCGTCGGCGCCGTACCGGCGTCATGCGCCTGCGCACCCTCGCCCGCACCTGCGTCGCCCTGTTCGCGGTCTCGGCCGCGTTCCCCGTGGGCGCCGGGGCCGCCAACCAGCAGCGCCCGCTCGGCTGGCTCGGCGTCGTCGACGTCGCCTTCGCGGCGGCCCTCGTCGGCGCCGCCGCGGTCCTGGTCGCCCGGACCCGGGGCGCGGTGGCCGACCGCCACCGCCTCGCGGCCTTCCGGGCGACGCAGGGGGTCGCCGGCCTGATCCCGGCGCTCCTCGCGGCGTACTTCGTCGCGCGCCCGCGCGTCAACTGGCCCGTGCTCGTGATCGGGCTCGCCTGGCGCGCGTGGCTGCTCGTCGCGACCCTGCCGTCGCTGGCCGCGGCGCTCGCGCCCGCGGGACCGCGGCACGCCGGCCCAGGGTACACCGGGGCCGGCGGGCGGCGGCCCGCGGACGCCTAACGAACGAGTGCGCGACCCAGCCTCGCTCAGGCCGCGGCGGCGCCCCCGTCGGTCGATTTCGAGACGTTAGGCGTGCGCGCATCAGAACTCGCCTAACAACAGGCCTCGGGTCCTCGCGTCACTCTAGGTTTCGATACTCGTCCGCCGCGGTCCGGAGAGCTGGCCGTCGCGCAAACGCGTGAGTTCTGCGCGTCTCACACGACGGCGAGTAAGAACGGACTGCTCGGTGTCGGGGCTCTGTCTCTTCGGGACTTCGACCAGAGTTACGAGCGGGCGGCGCGCGCAGGTGGTAGGGGCGGTCGCGGTCGGCGTTCGGGGCTCGCGACGTCATCCGGCCGGCGAACGCCGGTGGCCACGCCGGCCGCCCCGTGCACGCGGCGGGCGTGTTAGGCGGACCCCGCGGCCTCGGCGGGGCGGTCTCCCCCCCCGCCGCCCGGCCCCGCCGCGCGCCGCAGCGCGACCGTGAAGGTGGACCCCTCGCCCAGCACGCTCTGCACCCGCAGGTCCCCGCCCATCCCGCGCGCCAGGTCGCGGCTGATGGCGAGGCCCAGCCCCGTGCCGTCGCCCGTCCGCGCGTAGCCGGTCGCCACCTGCACAAACGGTTCGAACACGGCTGCCAACTTGTCGCGCGGGATGCCCACGCCGGTGTCGGCCACCCGGAGGAACACGGCGCCCGCGGCGGCCCCGGGCCGCGTGGCCACCGTCATGGTCACGCGCCCGGGCGCGCCCGTCGCCGGGTTGCGCGCGGCGGTGAACTTGGCCGCGTTCGAGAGCAGGTTGAGCAACACCTGTCCGAGCTTGTCCCGATCAGCCCAGACCTCACAGGGGCCGTCGGGCAGCCGCACGTCGAGCGCCAGGCCCTTGCCCGAGAGCTGGGGCTCGATCAACGGGGCCACCTCGGCGATCACCGCGCGCACGTCCACCACGCCCAGTGCGTACTCCACGCGCCCGCCCTCCAGCTTGGCGTAGTTGAGGACGTCGTTGATAAGGCCGAGGAGCCGCCGCTGCGCGTCCCGTACGCGGGCGAGCGCGGCGATCTGGGCGTCCGTCACCGGGCCGTGCAGCCCCAGCTCCAGCAGCTGCGCGTAGCCGCCGAATGGCGTTGAGCGGCGTGCGGAGCTCGTGGCTCATCACGGCCAGGAACTCCGCCTTCGCCTGGTTGGCCTGCGCCGCGCGCTCGCGCTCGGCGTCCGCGCGCGCCCGCTCCGCCTCGGCCTCCGCGCGCGCCCGCTCGCTCTCCGCCAGCAGCGCCTCCACCTGCCGGCGCGCCCGCACCTGGTCGGTCACGTCGACGGCGAAGTTGAGGAGCCCGACCACCGGCCCGGGGGCGCCGTCGACCCCCGGCTCCCGCACGGGCTCCAGGCGGAGGTCCAGCCACGTGTCGACGACGCCCGTCCCGTCGCGGTCGTAGCGCGCCAGCGTCTCGGGGCCCGCCCACGACTCGCCCGTCCGGTACACCCGCTCGAACAGCTCGTAGAAGCCCTGCCCCGCGAGTTCCGGGAACGCCTCGCGGTGCGTGCGCCCCACCAGCGGGCGCCCCGCGCACACGCGGGTGTACGCCGCGTTCACCAGCTCGTAGCGGAGCCCGCCCGCGTCGCCGGCGAGCAGCGCGACGGGCGCCGGCATGTGCAGCACGAGCGACCGCAACCGCTCCCGCTCGGCGGCCACCGCGGCCTCGGCCTGCCGGCGCGCCGCGACGTGCTCGGTGACGTCGGTGCCGTGGCCGAGGATGCGCGTGCACGCGCCGTCGGCGTCGAACAGCGGCAGGTACACGAGGTCAACGAGGCGCTCCTCGGGCGGGGCGCCCGGGGTGCGGGCGAGCGTCACGGGGAGCTCGCGCCCGTAGAACGGCTCGCCCGTGGCCAGCACGCCGGCGAGGCGTTCCTCGAAGCCGCCGGCGGCCGCCTCGGGCAGCGCCTCGAAGGCGGGCCGGCCGAGCAGCTCGCGGTGGCCCCGAGCTGGTAGTACGCCGCGTTCACGAACTCGAAGACGAACTTCGGGCCGCGGAGCACGTGGAGGAACGACGGCGAGCGGCGGAACACCTCCTCCAGCAACGCCGTGCGCTCGGCCTGCAGCGCGACGGCGAGTTGCGCCCGCTCGGCTTCGGCGCGCCGTCCCCCCACCTGCGCGGAGGTCTCGAACACGCTCACGAGGACGCCGCCCACCCCGCCCGCCCCGTCGGGGACGCCGCTGTAGGCGAGCGTGAAGTACGTCTCCTCGCGCCCGCCGTGGCGCTCCAGCACGAGGCGCTGATCCTCGAAGCGGAACGCCTGGCCGCGGTGCAGCACCGCGTCGTAGATGGGCCCCGTGAAGTCCCACACCTCGGGCCAGCAGTCGCGATTGCGCTGCCCGAGTGGCCGGGTGCTTGGCCCCCATCACGACCGCGTACGCGTCGTTGTAGAGCTGCACGAGCTCCGGCCCCCACAGGAGGATCATCCCCACGGGGGCCGCGAGGACCAGCCCCACCGCGGTGCACAGACTCGGCTGCCACGTGTCCACGGGGCCGAGCGGCGTCGACGCCCAGTCGAAGGCGCGGCATCGCGCCGCCATCGCGCCGGCGCCGGCGAAGACGGTCGCGGCGACGTCGGCCGACGGAGCGCGCGGGGCCGCGGCGGCGCGAGGAGTCGAAGGCATGAACGACGCAGGGGCGCGGGGTGGACACCCGAGGCCCACGGACGCCACGAACGGGGCGGCAGGCGCAGTGGACAGCGCGGGCGGGCGTCGACGCGCGCCGATGGGCCGCGCAATGCGCTCGGCAATGTATGCGTAGGGCCCGACCGGGCCCGTGCGGCTGCGCGGTCCGGAGAATCGGCCCCGGCGGACGGCGACGGCGGCTTGCTATGACGACTCGCTACGGCGTGACCTCCACCGCCCCGTACCGATCGGGGTCGCCGTACATTGCGCACAGAAGCCGCTCGACCGGGCCGAACTCTCCCGTCGCCCCCGGACCGGCTGCGCCGAGGTGCCGCGCGAGCCCGGCATACGTGACGCACACGGCCCGTGTCCCCTCCCCCTCGCCGCGGAGCGTGACGACGGCCGCGTTCGCGTCGTAGCGCAGGCGCAGGACGTGGTCGTGACAGTGGACGCCCCGGTCGTGCATCGCGTCCAAGCGCTGGTCGAGTTCGCGGTCGTACATGGCAGGCCTCTGCTACAGCCCGCGCGGCAGGTGGACGGTGAACGTGGTCCCCGCCTCGGCCGACGACGCGACGGCGATGCGCGCCGTGAGGGCCGCGTGGAGTTCGGGTAGCTCGCCGGTGTCGAGCATGAAACGCGACGCCATGATGATGGCGCCGAGCAGCGTGCGCAGATCGTGGCCGAGGATGGCGAGGAACATCTCGCGCGACTCATCGAGGTCCTGGGTGTAGCGCGTCACCGACTCGGCGAGCGCCTGGTCGACGGCCTCGTTGAACCGGATCAGGTCGTCCCGGTCGGCGCCGGTGAGGCTGCCGTTGGCGGCGGTCCACAGGCGGATCACGCTGGCGCGCAGCGCGCGGTACTCCGCGACCATGGCGCCTAACGTGAAGCCACTCTCCGCGCGCCCCGCGCCGTGCACCTCGGCGGCGGTGTCGGCGGGTTCACGGCCGACCGGGCCCGCGCAGTGCGCGTCCGCACCGTACGACCGAGCGGCGCCCCTGGACTCCGCGGCCTGCGCGGCGCCGGTCTGCGGGGTGCGCAGGTCCGCCGCGATGTCGGCGAGCATGGCCGCGGCGTGGTCGCGCAACGCCTCGACGTCCATCCCCGCGCCGGCCGGACCCGAGCCGCCGGCAAACGCCACCCACTCGGCGGGGATGGATGCCGCTTCCGCCTCGAGGAAGTCAGCCAGCCGCACAGGACTCCTGCTGTCAGACGACGCACGGCGGGGGGGCCGGCGCACGCGCCGGCCCCCCCGCCGTGTGGCGCCGTGAGGCGGTTAGCGGCTCGAGGGCGCCGCGGCCGCCGTCGGCATCAGGACCGCGTCGACGACGTGGATCACGCCGTTGGACGCCGGGAGGTCGGCCGTGATCACGTTGGCGTCGTTCACGGTAACCTTGCCGCCCGCGACCGCGATGTCTAGCGTCTGGCCGTTGACCGTCGCGGGCGTCGCGCCGTTGGTCTTGACGAGGTCCGCCGCCGACACGCGGCCGCTGACCACGTGGTACGTCAGGATCGACGCGAGCTCGGCCTTGTCGGCCAGCAGCCCGTCGACCGCGCCGGCCGGGAGCTTGGCGAACGCGGCGTCGTTCGGCGCGAACACCGTGAACGGCCCGGCGCCCTGCAGTGTCTCGACGAGGCCGGCCGCCTGCGCCGCCGCGAGCAGGGTCTTGAACGTGCCCGCCTCGGTGGCGACCTGCACGATGGTCTTGTTGCCCGACGTGCTGCTCTGCGGGCCGTTCTGCATCGGGGTCGTCATGGGATGGGGCTCCAGCTGTAGGTGTGGTCGGGATCGCCCGCTTGGTCCACGGCGAGGGCGGTCCCACCATCACGGCGCGCCAGCGCGCCGACCATCCAGGCTTCGTGTCTATGGATCGTCCAGCAATAGTGGTCTGATTCCGCCTATTTGTCAAGCTTATTGGCCGAGTAATCTTGACATCGCCTGTACAAGGGCGCAACGTCTGTCGCATGACCGCCAACCCGCCGCCGCCCGCACCACCGGCTGACGTCACGTCGCCCGAGCCGGGCCACCCGATGGCCGTGGTGGTTACGCGGACCGGTGCGTCGGAGCACCTCTTGCGGATGTGGGAACGGCGGTACGGGGCGGTCACCCCCACGCGCGGCGAGGGCGGCCACCGCCGGTACTCGGACGCCGACATCCTGCGCGTGCGCCTCCTCCAGGCGGTCACGCGCGCCGGCCGCCCGATCCGGCAGGTAGCCCGCCTTTCGACCGACGCCCTGGCCCGGATGGCCGCGGACGATGCGGCGGCGCAGGGTGGGCCACCCGCCGAGGTGCCGCCGGCCGCGGCTGCCGAGCCGGGCGACGTGGTGGGGCAGGCGATGGCCCTGACCTGGGCGCTGAATGCCCCCGCGCTCGACGCCGTGCTCCGCCGCGCCGCCGCCCGGTTCGGCGTGCCCGCGTTCCTGGACCAGGTCGTCGCGCCGCTCGTGCGTGCGGTCGACCAGGCGTGGCAGGCGGGGCACGTCAGCCTGGTGCAGGAGCGCCTCGTCGCGTCGACCACGCACGACCTGCTCGTCGAGACCATGCGGGCGCTGGCGCGCGTGCACGCGGCGGAGCGCCTCGTGCTTGCCACCGCGCCCGGCGTGCCTGGCGGACAGGGGGGAGACCGCGACCGGTACGCGCCCGGCGTATCGGCGGTCGAGGCGGCGGCGGCCGGGGCCGCGGCCGCCGCCGACGGCTGGGCGGTGGTGTACCTCGGTCCCGACCTGCCTGCGGGCGAGGTCGCGGCGGTGGCCGCCGCCACCGCGGCACGCGCCGTGGCGGTGCACGCGCCCGGATACCTCGCCGCCGCCGGCGACGACGACCGCGCGCGGGTCGCCGACGCGGTGCGGGTGCTCCGCGCCCGGCTCCCGGCCGCGGTGCCGGTGCTGGTGGGCGGGGCGGGCGCGCCGGCCCTCGGCGCGGCCATCGCGGGCCCGGGCGTCCGCGTCGGCGCGGGCTGGGCCGACCTCCGCGCGGGGCTGGATGCCACCCTCGGGCCTGTCACCCCCCCGCCCACGCGGTAAGGGCGCGGTAAGGGCAACGCCGCCCCGCGGGCCGTGGCCGCCCTAGGCCGCCCAACCCGCCACCTGGTGGGGCAGTACGCACGAGTGGAGACGTGCCACGCGCCGGCCACTTCGGGTGGAGCCCGCCGGCCCTGTGGTCGTCGGCAGCGCGACTCGGGCTACTGCGCGTCGAGCCCCCCCGTTCCGGCGCTCGCGAGCCGCCGTCGTTCCGCCCAGCAGCCTGTCCGAAGCCCCGTGTCAGCCCCGCCACTCGGACGGTCGCCCGCCGTCCCTCATCAACCACCGGGCGATCGCGAACGAGTCGGCGGGCGGCGCCGGCTCCCCCCGCCGGGCCCGGCCCTCGATGGTCAGCTCCCGGGCGACCGCGCGCGGCTCGGCGCGCTCGGTGGCGGGGTGCGCGCGTCTCGCCCGGAGCTGGCCGAGGTCGCCCCACGGTTCTCGTGCTCGTGCGCGCGGCGCGTCCGGCGGGTCGTGGGGACCGTCACTCATGTCGGCTCCACGCTGCACGATTTCCGCCGCCGCCGCGCACGATCGGGGCACGGCGACGGGCGCGTCGCGCTCACGATCGCCGTGCTGACGCGCGTGCTGGCGCGCGTACACGCGCTGCGCGAGCTCGGCCACGTCCGCCCGCAGCGTCGCGGCGCGCCGCCCGAGGTCGCGCACCGCCGGCCGGAGCCCGACCACCCTGGTCGCGAGGGCGGGCGGGACCGGGGGCCCGGGGCACCGCGCCATCGTGCGCCGGAGCGCGTCCCCCTCGGCCCGCAGCGCGCGGGCGTAGGCGGTGAGCGCGGCCGACTCGCCGCGGAGCTGCGCGCCGCGCGCGAAGAGGGCGGCGCTCCGGGCTGCGAGGCCCGTGCGGGCGTGCGTCGTTCGAGGGTGCGGGTCGGGTGAGCCGTGGGCGGCGTCAGGCAGTTGTGGGCACATGCGGGCATATGCGGGCACGTGGCAAGGTGAGCGGACGCGCGCCGGCGCGTCTGGCGGGCCCGGTCTTCTCCCCTCCACCCCATCCCCGTACCGGGGCCGCCTATGGTTGGTGACCAAACGGTATGCTCCCGCACCCCGCGCGCCAGCCCGGGACCTCGGCGCCGACTACGCGGCACGCTCAACCCTGCCACAACGCGCTCGACCGCCCGCGTCCCGCACGCCCGCCAGTTGTCGGTCCGGGGCCGTCCAGAGGCGGCACCCGCGGCGGCGGCGTCACCGGCCGCCCGCCCGCCGGCCGGCCCCCCAGCCGCATCCCGGGCCGTTACTGCGGCGGGCCCGAGCAGGGCGCGGACGAGCGTTTTCGGGCCGGGGTCGGCCGCAGCGTTGCAAGGGGCAGCCCCGGCCGAGCTGGGGTACCCCGCGCGGCCCGCCCGCCGGGCTACCGCCCGGCGGCGCTCGTCCCGCCAGGCGGGCGCGCGCGGGCGCAGTCCGCACCACTGCGCACCGCGGTGCCGACGTCGGCGAGCAGCGTGTCCAGCTCGGCCTGCTCGAACAGGCGACCGCCGAGCAGGACCGCGCGGATGCGCCGCGTGTTGCGGATGTCCGTCAGCGGGTCGGCGGCGAGGACCACTAGGTCCGCATGCGCCCCGGGCGTGACGCCAAACGCCTGTGCCTGCCCGAAGAAGGCGGCCGGCGCCGTCGTCGCGCTCGCGAGCGCCTCGCGCGGGGTGAGCCCGACGTCGCGCACAAGCAGCGCGAGCTCCTCGTGCAGCCCCGCACCGGCGTAGAGCCCCGTCGCGCTGCCGAAATCGGTGCCCGCCAGGAACGGCATCCCCGCGGTGCGCGCGAGGCGCATGTCGGCCGTCTGACGTCGGTAGAGCGCAGGCCAGTCGGTGGTCCCGTCGGCGCCGCGCGCGTTCAGCTCGAGCGCGTGGGCCCAGGCGCGCAGCTGCCGGGCGCTCACGTACTGGCGCTCGGGGTCGCGCGCGCCCGCCGAGTCGGCGAGCACGGCTCGCGCGACGCTGGCCGGCGTCAGCCAGAGTGTGCGCTCGGTGACGAGCGTGGGCGTCACCATCAGGCCGGCCCGCGCCGCGACGCGGAACTGCTTGCGGCGGATGCTGTCCGGCGCCGCGCCAAGGGCGAGCGTCACGGTCTCGGCGTGCTCCACGCTGCCGAGCCCGGCTGCGGCAGCCTCCGCGAGCGTCGTCCCTTTGGGCGCATGTCCTGCGAGGCGCAGCCCGCGCCGGCGCGCCGCGGCGGCGAGCGCCAGGAAGCTCGCGCGCGGCAGGTTGCGGAACTTGACCACGTCGACGCCGAGGCGCGCCAGGGAATCGGTGATCGCCGCGGCGTCTGCCGGCCCTTGCATCCGCAGCCGCGGGCCCCACGCCCACATGGAATCCGTCGGCGGCGAGAGCGCGTGCGCGGCGTCGAGCCACGCCGCGCTCTCGACGTCCGGCCCCGCCGCCCAGATGCGCGGCGCCACGAGTGCCTGGCGGGCCGCCGCAGCCCGCCAGGCGCGGACCTCATCGAGCCGCGCCCCGAGGTCGCGCACGCTCGTGATGCCGTGCGCGACGAACACCGGCAGCGCGCACGCGCCGGCGTACGACAGGTGCACGTGCGCGTCCCACAGGCCCGGGATGACGTACGCGCCGTCGGCGTTGACCACGCGGACCCCGGCGGGGAGTCGCGTCACGCCGCTCGGCGCAACGGCGACGATACGGTCGCCGCGCGTGACGATGGTCTGGTCGTCGCGCACCACCCCGGTGCGCGGGTTGACCACGTGGACGTGGGCCAGCGCGAGGCCGCGCGAGGTACCCGCCGCCGCCGCTTGGGCCACGGCCGTGGTGGCAGGAACGCACAGGGCTGCCGAGAGCGTCAAGAGGGCGGCGACCCGGTGCAGCGCGGATGGGAGCACGGGCGTGCGGGGTGGGAGTCGGGGCGCGCTGGCCGGGCGAAGGCGCCCGCACGCGGCCGGTATGCGCGAGTCTAGCCGCCGGGCGCCCGGCGTGTGGGCGCCCGACCCCCCGTCCGTAGGGCGGGGCTACGCGCCGTACCTGAGCCCAGGCGGGAGTCAGGGGCGCTTCCGGTGGTTTCTGAGCACGAACCGCTCGGGTCCTGGAACGCGGAGCACAACCGGTCCCGCGCCAC encodes:
- a CDS encoding UPF0178 protein — translated: MKLWLDADAAPRDVKDICLRAAERLRIDAVLVANQRLLLPPGYAYATSVRVEGGPDTADRHIAEHAAAGDVAVTADIPLAALLAPRGVTVIDPRGEEYTAERVGERLSVRNFMDGLRGAGVETGGHGTYGPREKQAFANALDRALTRALRRR
- a CDS encoding hypothetical protein (frameshifted, insertion at around 117202), which gives rise to MVDVRAVIAEVAPLIEPQLSGKGLALDVRLPDGPCEVWADRDKLGQVLLNLLSNAAKFTAARNPATGAPGRVTMTVATRPGAAAGAVFLRVADTGVGIPRDKLAAVFEPFVQVATGYARTGDGTGLGLAISRDLARGMGGDLRVQSVLGEGSTFTVALRRAAGPGGGGGDRPAEAAGSA
- a CDS encoding hypothetical protein (frameshifted, deletion at around 118065); translated protein: MLATGEPFYGRELPVTLARTPGAPPEERLVDLVYLPLFDADGACTRILGHGTDVTEHVAARRQAEAAVAAERERLRSLVLHMPAPVALLAGDAGGLRYELVNAAYTRVCAGRPLVGRTHREAFPELAGQGFYELFERVYRTGESWAGPETLARYDRDGTGVVDTWLDLRLEPVREPGVDGAPGPVVGLLNFAVDVTDQVRARRQVEALLAESERARAEAEAERARADAERERAAQANQAKAEFLAVMSHELRTPLNAIRRLRAAAGAGAARPGDGRPDRRARPRTGRAAAAPRPYQRRPQLRQAGGRARGVRTGRGGRARGDRRGGPVDRAPALGQGPGARRAAARRPL
- a CDS encoding hypothetical protein (frameshifted, insertion at around 118465, deletion at around 118065) encodes the protein MWDFTGPIYDAVLHRGQAFRFEDQRLVLERHGGREETYFTLAYSGVPDGAGGVGGVLVSVFETSAQVGGRRAEAERAQLAVALQAERTALLEEVFRRSPSFLHVLRGPKFVFEFVNAAYYQLGATASCSAGPPSRRCPRRPPAASRNASPACWPRASRSTGASSP
- a CDS encoding amidohydrolase, encoding MLPSALHRVAALLTLSAALCVPATTAVAQAAAAGTSRGLALAHVHVVNPRTGVVRDDQTIVTRGDRIVAVAPSGVTRLPAGVRVVNADGAYVIPGLWDAHVHLSYAGACALPVFVAHGITSVRDLGARLDEVRAWRAAAARQALVAPRIWAAGPDVESAAWLDAAHALSPPTDSMWAWGPRLRMQGPADAAAITDSLARLGVDVVKFRNLPRASFLALAAAARRRGLRLAGHAPKGTTLAEAAAAGLGSVEHAETVTLALGAAPDSIRRKQFRVAARAGLMVTPTLVTERTLWLTPASVARAVLADSAGARDPERQYVSARQLRAWAHALELNARGADGTTDWPALYRRQTADMRLARTAGMPFLAGTDFGSATGLYAGAGLHEELALLVRDVGLTPREALASATTAPAAFFGQAQAFGVTPGAHADLVVLAADPLTDIRNTRRIRAVLLGGRLFEQAELDTLLADVGTAVRSGADCARARPPGGTSAAGR